In one window of Gammaproteobacteria bacterium DNA:
- a CDS encoding Zn-dependent hydrolase: protein MTTASQSLRFPAAAVLLSSLAACAAPGDEVRNTQDNTGIIQDSIQDGGTNIQDLVHGYAVFRLEADLSHLSENDREVVRLLIEASRPMDNVFWMQAYGDREEALALAQGDQAARRYIEINYGPWDRLRADDPFIAGVGAKPAGANFYPADMTADEFDAAAADNDALRSLYTLVRRDGDGALVAVPYHEAFAEQHASAAAKLREAAELASDPGLATYLRLRADALESDDYQPSDMAWLDMKENPIEVVIGPIETYEDLLFGAKAAHEGFVLIKDLEWSERLERFAALLPSLQESLPVADRYKAEAPGTDSDLNAYDAVYYAGDANAGAKTIAINLPNDEEVQLAKGTRRLQLKNAMQAKFDEIMVPITRELIVEDQQEYVVFDAFFGNTMFHEVAHGLGIKNIITGKGTVREALLEHASPMEEGKADVVGLHMVTELLERGEITEPSVEHHYVTFLAGIFRSVRFGAASAHGRANMVRFNYFLEQGAFTREEDTGKYRVDFAAMREAVSGLSELILTLQGDGDYDGVAQLMDERGFVPAELQADLDRLDSAGIPRDIVFEQGMSVLFGGG from the coding sequence ATGACCACCGCCTCGCAATCTCTCCGCTTCCCGGCCGCAGCCGTCCTCCTCTCCTCGCTCGCCGCCTGCGCCGCCCCGGGCGATGAGGTCCGAAACACACAGGATAATACAGGTATCATACAGGATAGCATACAAGATGGCGGGACGAACATACAGGATCTCGTGCACGGATACGCGGTGTTCCGGCTGGAAGCCGACCTCTCCCACCTGTCGGAGAACGACCGGGAGGTCGTGCGTCTGCTGATCGAGGCGTCCCGGCCCATGGACAACGTCTTCTGGATGCAGGCGTACGGCGACAGGGAGGAGGCGCTCGCGCTGGCGCAGGGCGACCAGGCTGCGCGCCGCTACATCGAGATCAACTACGGGCCCTGGGACCGGCTGCGCGCCGACGATCCCTTCATCGCCGGGGTCGGCGCCAAGCCGGCGGGCGCGAACTTCTATCCCGCCGACATGACGGCGGACGAGTTCGACGCCGCAGCCGCGGACAACGACGCGCTTCGCTCGCTCTACACGCTCGTGCGGCGGGACGGGGACGGTGCGTTGGTCGCGGTTCCGTATCACGAGGCCTTTGCGGAGCAACACGCGTCCGCCGCGGCGAAGCTGCGGGAGGCGGCCGAGCTTGCGAGCGACCCCGGCCTGGCGACGTACCTGCGCCTGCGCGCCGACGCCCTCGAATCCGACGACTACCAGCCGAGCGACATGGCGTGGCTGGACATGAAGGAGAACCCGATCGAGGTCGTGATCGGGCCGATCGAGACCTACGAGGACCTGCTCTTCGGCGCCAAGGCCGCCCACGAGGGCTTCGTCCTCATCAAGGACCTGGAGTGGAGCGAGAGGCTCGAGCGCTTCGCCGCGCTTCTCCCCAGCCTGCAGGAGAGCCTGCCGGTCGCCGACCGGTACAAGGCCGAGGCGCCGGGGACGGACTCGGATCTGAACGCGTACGACGCCGTCTACTACGCCGGAGACGCCAACGCCGGAGCCAAGACGATCGCGATCAACCTCCCGAACGATGAGGAGGTGCAGCTCGCCAAGGGCACCCGCCGGCTCCAGCTCAAGAACGCGATGCAGGCCAAGTTCGATGAGATCATGGTGCCGATCACGCGCGAGCTGATCGTCGAGGACCAGCAGGAGTACGTCGTCTTCGACGCCTTCTTCGGCAATACGATGTTCCACGAGGTGGCGCACGGCCTCGGCATCAAGAACATCATCACGGGGAAGGGGACGGTGCGGGAGGCCCTGCTCGAGCACGCCTCGCCGATGGAGGAAGGGAAGGCCGATGTGGTCGGCCTGCACATGGTGACCGAACTCCTCGAGCGGGGCGAGATCACGGAGCCCTCCGTCGAGCACCACTACGTGACCTTCCTGGCGGGGATCTTCCGCTCGGTCCGCTTCGGCGCCGCGAGCGCCCACGGCCGAGCCAACATGGTGCGCTTCAACTACTTCCTGGAGCAGGGCGCCTTCACGCGCGAAGAGGACACCGGGAAATACCGCGTCGACTTTGCGGCGATGCGCGAGGCGGTGAGCGGCCTGAGCGAGTTGATCCTCACGCTCCAGGGGGACGGCGACTACGACGGAGTGGCGCAGCTCATGGACGAGAGGGGATTCGTGCCCGCCGAGCTGCAGGCCGATCTCGACCGGCTGGATTCGGCGGGAATCCCGCGCGACATCGTCTTCGAGCAGGGGATGAGCGTGCTGTTCGGGGGAGGGTAG